The Toxorhynchites rutilus septentrionalis strain SRP chromosome 3, ASM2978413v1, whole genome shotgun sequence genome includes a region encoding these proteins:
- the LOC129779996 gene encoding uncharacterized protein LOC129779996 produces the protein MESSRNIDDSQELLSLSEVYEKLLHAAREADRQYVLSRSAATEDDDEDDDDDNFDSFKHLGSYYEDELYIDAPGDEDIPEPFLDWDAPLPSPVQREMDMLYGSMDSRDRSGTSRGSEPSGQFVLCEEELLEDSYFPGCLDDIVQGKLPFSGEVAVQEGDESSILEMSVLEAFDRRVEHDQQKMKERIMGYYTLMPNMTLLSDLSFDGEDDGEVSSKVPIQDGDLRAAIDSYRVDNRIQNIPETELTKAIDSLTKAEVMYEYQCKHDKMSEMSKRVIGDLSTSAKKDESQAAPIGHKYPKFEVISIPDGNRPLEIISYIGSTRNKLSK, from the coding sequence ATGGAATCCAGCCGAAACATTGACGACAGTCAGGAGCTGTTATCCCTTTCGGAAGTCTACGAAAAGTTGCTGCATGCAGCCCGTGAAGCGGACCGTCAGTATGTACTTAGCAGGAGCGCCGCAACCGAagacgacgatgaggacgacgacgacgacaactTCGACTCCTTCAAGCATCTAGGTTCATACTATGAAGATGAACTATACATAGACGCACCCGGAGATGAAGATATTCCCGAGCCCTTCCTGGACTGGGACGCACCGCTGCCGAGTCCAGTTCAGCGAGAGATGGATATGCTTTACGGGAGTATGGATAGTAGGGATCGCAGTGGTACGTCGCGAGGATCTGAACCCTCTGGCCAATTCGTTCTCTGTGAGGAGGAGTTGCTGGAGGATTCGTACTTTCCGGGCTGTCTGGACGATATTGTGCAGGGGAAGCTTCCGTTCAGCGGTGAGGTCGCGGTACAAGAAGGAGACGAGTCAAGCATTCTGGAGATGTCCGTGCTGGAAGCATTCGACAGACGGGTGGAACACGACCAGCAGAAAATGAAAGAGAGGATAATGGGTTATTATACCCTAATGCCGAACATGACGCTTCTGAGCGATTTAAGTTTTGACGGAGAGGACGACGGTGAAGTATCTTCGAAAGTGCCGATTCAAGATGGAGACCTCCGCGCAGCGATAGACAGCTATCGGGTCGACAACAGAATTCAAAATATACCCGAAACGGAGCTCACAAAGGCGATCGATAGTTTGACCAAAGCGGAGGTTATGTATGAGTATCAATGCAAGCATGACAAAATGAGCGAAATGTCAAAACGAGTAATCGGAGATCTGTCTACGAGCGCTAAAAAAGACGAGTCGCAGGCGGCTCCAATTGGCCATAAATATCCCAAATTTGAGGTTATCAGTATTCCGGACGGGAATAGACCGCTGGAGATTATCAGTTACATTGGTTCAACTCGCAACAAACTGAGCAAATAA